In Micromonospora sp. NBC_01813, the following are encoded in one genomic region:
- a CDS encoding DUF881 domain-containing protein has protein sequence MEYTSGSASWRDVVGRALRGLLRRRRTGQQPGWSPGVPLIALLAGLLFTTTATTAGGTALREDRRPQLTHLIDERRTQLAAAEDRAARLRDEVDQQAMIVAGRDQPVAEQRARVVANRPAAGFTALAGPGIVVELDDAPRLAELPDGASNDDLVVHQSDVQAVVNALWAGGAEAMSIMDGRVLTTSAVRCVGNTLLLHGEVYSPPFQIAAIGDPDALRQALDESEGVQWFRNAVTHYQVGYRETVEAELTVPAFDGSTALRHTTVPESAR, from the coding sequence GTGGAGTACACGTCCGGCAGCGCATCCTGGCGTGACGTCGTCGGGCGTGCCCTACGCGGTCTGCTCCGTCGCCGCCGTACCGGCCAGCAACCAGGCTGGTCCCCGGGAGTCCCGTTGATCGCTCTGCTCGCCGGGCTGCTCTTCACCACCACCGCCACCACCGCCGGCGGCACCGCCCTGCGCGAGGACCGTCGACCACAGCTCACCCATCTGATCGACGAACGGCGCACCCAGCTGGCCGCCGCCGAGGACCGGGCCGCCCGGCTCCGCGACGAGGTCGACCAGCAGGCGATGATCGTGGCCGGTCGAGACCAACCCGTCGCCGAACAGCGGGCACGGGTGGTGGCCAACCGGCCGGCCGCAGGATTCACCGCGCTGGCCGGGCCGGGGATCGTCGTCGAACTCGATGACGCGCCCCGGCTGGCCGAGCTACCCGACGGGGCCAGCAACGACGACCTGGTGGTGCACCAGAGCGACGTGCAGGCGGTGGTCAACGCACTCTGGGCCGGCGGCGCCGAAGCCATGTCAATCATGGATGGACGGGTGTTGACGACCAGCGCGGTACGCTGTGTCGGAAACACGTTGTTGCTGCACGGCGAGGTCTACTCGCCCCCCTTCCAGATCGCCGCGATCGGTGACCCGGACGCCCTACGACAGGCACTGGACGAGTCGGAAGGGGTGCAGTGGTTCAGGAACGCCGTGACCCACTACCAAGTTGGTTACCGCGAGACGGTCGAGGCGGAGTTGACGGTGCCGGCGTTCGATGGATCGACAGCGCTGCGACACACGACGGTGCCGGAGTCGGCCCGATGA
- a CDS encoding class E sortase: MTRHASPEQPDQRSGYERRHAYPPEDATAVIPRFTGPPAPPAVPADTGWPQPATAAPYESMYRPQRAGQPQGPYPGGHPADAGRPRTPETNAAAHTTVLPAYPGDQAASTTVLPAYPGDRAASTTVLPVVISSYQPPPDGSTRRPDGAAGDPPGAAGAAGGQDERGPAPRRGERVVKLRPERTDSGYKSVYSELTRPTIWSRLRTTARVSGELLITFGMIVLLFAGYEIWGKSVIVNAHQSDLSEQLAEQWAEVPAPVVSDGPSPAPTTPAPQVQGTPVAGLYIPKLDKTWIVVEGVEQDDIRYAPGHYPDSADPGQVGNFSVAGHRNRATFWRLDELREGDTIVLEDRDTWHVYAVTRNHIVLPHQTEVVAPVPGDRRANPTEAMLTLTTCHPKFDNYQRLIVHAALVRSQPKADGRPAELGG, encoded by the coding sequence ATGACCCGGCACGCGTCGCCTGAGCAGCCCGACCAGCGGAGCGGATACGAGCGGCGCCACGCGTACCCGCCGGAGGACGCCACCGCGGTCATCCCCCGCTTCACCGGACCTCCCGCGCCACCGGCCGTACCCGCCGACACGGGGTGGCCGCAGCCGGCGACGGCTGCGCCGTACGAGTCCATGTACCGGCCCCAGCGGGCCGGTCAGCCGCAGGGGCCCTACCCCGGCGGGCACCCGGCCGATGCCGGGCGGCCCCGAACGCCGGAGACGAACGCCGCAGCGCACACCACCGTGCTGCCGGCCTACCCCGGCGACCAGGCGGCGTCCACGACCGTGCTGCCGGCCTACCCCGGCGACCGGGCGGCCTCCACCACCGTGCTGCCCGTCGTCATCAGCAGCTACCAGCCACCACCGGACGGCAGCACCCGACGGCCCGACGGCGCAGCCGGCGATCCGCCCGGGGCCGCTGGGGCCGCTGGCGGCCAGGACGAGCGCGGGCCGGCACCGCGCCGTGGCGAGCGCGTCGTCAAACTGCGCCCGGAGCGCACGGACAGCGGTTACAAGAGCGTCTACTCGGAGCTGACCCGCCCCACGATCTGGTCCCGGCTGCGGACCACGGCCCGGGTCTCGGGTGAGTTGCTGATCACCTTCGGCATGATCGTGCTGCTCTTCGCCGGCTACGAGATCTGGGGCAAGTCGGTCATCGTCAACGCCCACCAGAGCGACCTGAGCGAGCAGCTGGCCGAGCAGTGGGCCGAGGTGCCGGCCCCGGTGGTCAGCGACGGACCGTCGCCGGCGCCGACCACCCCCGCGCCGCAGGTGCAGGGCACCCCGGTCGCCGGGCTCTACATCCCCAAACTGGACAAGACTTGGATCGTCGTCGAGGGCGTCGAGCAGGACGACATCCGGTACGCACCCGGCCACTATCCGGACAGCGCCGACCCCGGTCAGGTCGGCAACTTCTCCGTCGCCGGTCACCGCAACCGGGCCACCTTCTGGCGGCTGGACGAGCTCCGCGAGGGCGACACCATCGTCCTCGAGGACCGGGACACCTGGCATGTGTACGCGGTGACCCGCAACCACATCGTGCTGCCGCACCAGACCGAGGTCGTCGCCCCGGTGCCCGGAGACCGACGGGCGAACCCGACCGAAGCCATGCTCACCCTGACCACCTGTCACCCGAAGTTCGACAACTACCAGCGACTCATCGTGCACGCCGCGCTGGTCCGCAGCCAACCCAAGGCCGACGGCCGCCCGGCAGAGCTCGGCGGCTGA
- a CDS encoding aminodeoxychorismate/anthranilate synthase component II, with product MRVLVIDNYDSFVFNIVQYLGQLGAECEVRRNDQITVEEVGSLDVAGVLLSPGPGDPDRAGICLDVIRRYAGQLPIFGVCLGHQAIGAAYGGVVERAPELLHGKTSLVHHTGTGVLSGLPVPFTATRYHSLAVREDTLPAEIEVTGRTPSGVVMAMRHRTLPLEGVQFHPESVLTEGGHLMLANWLAGCGLPAARERAPQLAAAVEARRRSAFSTV from the coding sequence GTGCGCGTACTGGTGATCGACAACTACGACTCGTTCGTGTTCAACATCGTGCAGTACCTCGGTCAGCTCGGCGCCGAGTGCGAGGTGCGACGCAACGACCAGATCACCGTCGAAGAGGTCGGCTCACTCGACGTCGCCGGGGTGCTGCTCTCCCCCGGGCCGGGTGACCCGGACCGGGCCGGGATCTGCCTGGACGTGATCCGGCGCTACGCGGGCCAACTGCCGATCTTCGGCGTCTGCCTCGGCCACCAGGCGATCGGAGCCGCGTACGGCGGGGTCGTGGAGCGCGCGCCCGAATTGCTGCACGGCAAGACGTCGCTGGTGCACCACACCGGCACCGGCGTGTTGTCCGGCCTGCCGGTGCCGTTCACCGCTACCCGCTACCACTCGCTCGCCGTCCGGGAAGACACCCTCCCGGCCGAGATCGAGGTGACTGGGCGGACCCCGTCCGGCGTGGTGATGGCAATGCGCCACCGGACCCTGCCGCTGGAAGGCGTGCAGTTTCATCCCGAGTCGGTACTCACCGAGGGCGGGCACCTGATGTTGGCGAACTGGCTCGCCGGCTGCGGGCTGCCCGCGGCTCGGGAGCGGGCACCGCAGCTGGCGGCGGCGGTCGAGGCCCGCCGCCGCTCCGCCTTCTCGACGGTCTGA
- the pknB gene encoding Stk1 family PASTA domain-containing Ser/Thr kinase, with protein MTAQARLLGGRYQVGELLGYGGMAEVHRGRDLRLGRDVAIKMLRTDLARDRTFQERFRREAQNSASLNHPAIVAVYDTGEEYAPTGETLPFIVMEFVNGHTLKEVLAAEGRLNPRRAMEICADICAALEFSHRHGIIHRDIKPGNVMLTQTSQVKVMDFGIARALASGATTMTQTSAVIGTAQYLSPEQARGEAVDARSDVYAAGCVLFELLCGHPPFVGDSPVSVAYQHVREEPRAPSEINRDVTPSVDAIALKALAKNPLNRYQSAGEMRADLLRAATGRPVLATPVLREDETAAMSATGRTGATQRIPAGVGGPPPRRTSPAVIAGLSVLGVLAVVALASGLIYANSGDGEEQPTTVTLPNLVGSTVEEATFQLNGLGLGVVATAQDDPDCTLNDVIGQSPQPGEVEPATEVELTVCAGPGSVQVPSLEGFTRAAAEVSLTERNLKAEFVEVNSSAPKDQVVEVPAEGELVEPGTTVEVHVSLNNLRTVPNVVGRTVEDAIAALDDAGFDPRVIEGEEVDPADAGRVTSQSPNSGEQRVNSRIDIVVSQAREDEPPPSPTPTPTPTPSPSSPSPTPPDDGGEGGGSDTPGTGGAGGGVGSLLPTPRLSDLI; from the coding sequence ATGACCGCCCAGGCCCGCCTGCTAGGTGGCAGGTACCAGGTCGGCGAGCTGCTCGGCTACGGCGGCATGGCCGAGGTCCATCGCGGCCGTGACCTGAGGCTCGGCCGGGACGTCGCGATCAAGATGCTGCGCACCGACCTCGCCCGGGACCGCACGTTCCAGGAGCGTTTCCGGCGCGAGGCGCAGAACTCCGCCTCCCTCAACCACCCGGCGATCGTCGCGGTCTACGACACCGGCGAGGAGTACGCGCCCACCGGCGAGACCCTGCCGTTCATCGTCATGGAGTTCGTCAACGGCCACACCCTCAAGGAGGTGCTGGCGGCCGAGGGCCGGCTGAACCCGCGCCGGGCGATGGAGATCTGCGCCGACATCTGCGCCGCGCTCGAGTTCAGCCACCGGCACGGCATCATCCACCGGGACATCAAGCCCGGCAACGTGATGCTCACCCAGACCAGCCAGGTCAAGGTGATGGACTTCGGGATCGCCCGGGCGCTGGCCAGCGGGGCCACCACGATGACCCAGACGTCCGCGGTGATCGGCACCGCCCAGTATCTCTCCCCCGAGCAGGCCCGTGGTGAAGCTGTCGACGCCCGTTCGGACGTGTACGCGGCCGGTTGTGTGCTCTTCGAGCTGCTCTGTGGCCATCCGCCGTTCGTCGGCGACAGCCCGGTCAGCGTCGCCTACCAGCATGTCCGGGAGGAGCCGCGGGCACCGAGTGAGATCAACCGCGACGTCACCCCGTCGGTCGACGCGATCGCGCTGAAGGCGCTGGCGAAGAACCCGCTGAACCGTTACCAGAGCGCTGGCGAGATGCGTGCCGACCTGCTGCGGGCGGCGACCGGCCGGCCGGTGCTGGCGACCCCGGTGCTGCGCGAGGACGAGACCGCCGCGATGTCCGCCACCGGGCGTACCGGCGCCACCCAGCGGATCCCGGCCGGCGTCGGCGGACCGCCGCCGCGCCGGACCTCGCCGGCGGTCATCGCCGGGCTGAGCGTGCTCGGCGTGCTCGCGGTCGTGGCCTTGGCCTCCGGGCTGATCTATGCGAATTCCGGTGACGGCGAAGAGCAGCCGACGACGGTCACCCTGCCCAATCTGGTCGGGTCGACGGTCGAGGAGGCCACCTTCCAGCTCAACGGCCTGGGCCTGGGGGTCGTCGCCACTGCCCAGGACGATCCGGACTGCACCTTGAACGACGTCATCGGGCAGTCCCCGCAACCGGGCGAGGTGGAGCCGGCCACCGAGGTGGAGCTGACCGTCTGCGCCGGCCCGGGAAGCGTGCAGGTGCCGTCGCTGGAGGGCTTCACCCGCGCCGCGGCCGAGGTGTCGCTGACCGAGCGCAACCTGAAGGCCGAGTTCGTGGAGGTCAACAGCTCGGCACCCAAGGACCAGGTGGTCGAGGTGCCGGCCGAAGGCGAGCTGGTCGAACCCGGCACCACCGTCGAGGTGCACGTGTCCCTCAACAACCTGCGTACGGTCCCGAACGTGGTCGGGCGGACGGTCGAGGATGCGATCGCCGCGTTGGACGACGCGGGATTCGACCCTCGGGTCATCGAGGGCGAGGAGGTTGATCCGGCCGACGCCGGGCGGGTCACCAGCCAGAGCCCGAACAGCGGTGAGCAGCGGGTCAACTCGCGGATCGACATCGTGGTGTCCCAGGCCCGGGAGGACGAGCCACCGCCCAGCCCGACGCCCACGCCGACGCCGACGCCCTCGCCGTCCAGCCCATCGCCCACCCCGCCCGACGACGGTGGCGAAGGGGGCGGGTCCGACACGCCCGGCACCGGTGGTGCCGGCGGGGGCGTCGGCAGTCTGCTGCCCACCCCCCGGCTGTCCGACCTGATCTGA